The following coding sequences are from one Sulfitobacter sp. HNIBRBA3233 window:
- the fliK gene encoding flagellar hook-length control protein FliK has translation MQLPAKSGAIVATGIVQAVAAPAPPGGQSGEGSSLIATEPMTDLVWEPPRLSQGQTSAAQGAPRPEPAPQVMRQLVDILPSATQKPVEIVMSPRELGRVRLSVARDERNITVQILAERPETLDLMRRHIDQLGQSFRHMGFETISFSFGKGADSGQNLQGGQGDSAMITSDGGATPSADTPTAVTLQNEPSTGLDLRL, from the coding sequence GTGCAGCTGCCCGCTAAATCGGGCGCTATCGTCGCGACAGGCATCGTGCAGGCCGTGGCAGCACCAGCCCCCCCCGGAGGTCAGAGTGGCGAGGGATCATCGCTGATTGCGACCGAACCGATGACCGATCTGGTCTGGGAGCCACCGCGCCTGTCGCAGGGTCAGACATCCGCCGCACAGGGCGCCCCGCGTCCGGAACCTGCGCCGCAGGTCATGCGACAGCTTGTCGATATTCTGCCATCCGCCACGCAAAAGCCGGTCGAGATCGTGATGAGCCCCCGAGAGTTGGGGCGCGTTCGGCTTTCGGTCGCCCGCGACGAGCGTAACATCACCGTCCAGATCCTCGCGGAGCGTCCGGAAACGCTCGACCTGATGCGGCGGCACATCGACCAGCTGGGCCAAAGCTTCCGGCACATGGGGTTCGAGACGATCAGTTTTTCCTTCGGGAAAGGAGCGGATAGCGGACAGAATCTGCAAGGTGGCCAGGGCGACAGTGCAATGATCACGTCCGATGGCGGCGCGACGCCCTCCGCCGATACGCCCACCGCCGTCACCCTGCAAAACGAGCCCTCGACGGGTCTCGACCTTCGACTGTGA
- a CDS encoding ABC transporter permease, translating to MKRMSAFNVTSLTLGFAFLYLPMVLLIIYSFNESKLVTVWAGFSTKWYGELLRDEAFLDAAWVTLKVAVISSTFATVLGTMAAYVLVNSGRFLGRTLFSGMIYAPLVMPEVITGLSLLLLFIGIGLDRGVLTIVLAHTTFSMCYVSVVVSSRLVSFDRSLEEAALDLGCSRFDAFRLVTLPIIAPAVISGWLLAFTLSLDDLVIASFVAGPSSTTLPIKIWSAVRLGVTPEINALSTIMIGIVTVGVISASLISKRKAVRDAADIRAAERATA from the coding sequence ATGAAGCGTATGTCCGCCTTCAACGTCACCTCGCTTACGCTGGGATTTGCGTTTCTCTACCTGCCGATGGTGCTGCTGATCATCTACAGCTTCAACGAATCGAAGCTGGTCACCGTCTGGGCGGGCTTTTCCACCAAGTGGTACGGAGAGCTTTTGCGCGACGAGGCGTTTCTGGACGCTGCCTGGGTCACGCTGAAAGTCGCCGTGATCTCGTCGACCTTCGCCACCGTTCTGGGCACCATGGCCGCCTACGTTCTGGTCAACTCGGGGCGATTTCTGGGCCGCACCCTGTTTTCGGGTATGATCTACGCGCCGCTGGTGATGCCAGAGGTAATCACCGGCCTGTCGCTCTTGCTGCTGTTCATCGGGATCGGGCTGGACCGGGGCGTTCTGACCATCGTTCTGGCGCATACGACGTTTTCAATGTGCTACGTTTCGGTCGTGGTCTCGTCGCGGCTGGTCAGTTTCGATCGCTCGCTCGAGGAAGCCGCCCTCGATCTGGGGTGCAGCCGGTTCGATGCGTTCCGGCTCGTCACGTTGCCGATTATCGCGCCTGCCGTGATCTCGGGATGGTTGCTGGCGTTTACACTGTCTCTCGACGATCTGGTCATCGCGAGTTTTGTGGCAGGGCCAAGTTCGACAACCCTGCCGATCAAGATCTGGAGCGCGGTCCGTCTGGGCGTCACGCCCGAGATCAACGCGCTGTCGACCATCATGATCGGGATCGTCACCGTTGGCGTGATTTCGGCGTCTCTGATTTCCAAACGCAAGGCGGTCCGCGATGCCGCCGATATACGTGCCGCCGAACGTGCCACGGCATGA
- a CDS encoding flagellar hook capping FlgD N-terminal domain-containing protein, whose amino-acid sequence MTDPIASLGAAPSAALAANAPQAKAVLSSDFETFIKMLTTQAEYQDPLEPLDSSEYAAQLAQFSMVEQQVLSNDLLSALAGSLRGGTMGQLAGWIGMEARTTSATYFDGRPVTILPDPPPNAAELSLVVLDEQNRVVDRRSLPLNAQEALWAGVKDDGTPFPQGLYRYEVEAFDAAGSPLPTTGAATYGRITEVRTEDGGAKVIFAGGSVAEADSITALREAL is encoded by the coding sequence ATGACTGACCCGATCGCCAGCCTCGGTGCCGCGCCCAGCGCTGCGCTCGCCGCAAACGCCCCGCAGGCAAAGGCCGTTCTGTCGTCCGATTTCGAGACGTTCATCAAGATGCTGACCACGCAGGCCGAGTATCAGGATCCGCTGGAGCCGCTGGACAGTTCCGAATACGCCGCCCAGCTGGCGCAGTTTTCCATGGTCGAACAGCAGGTTCTGTCCAACGATCTGCTCTCGGCGCTTGCCGGCTCTCTGAGGGGCGGCACAATGGGTCAGCTTGCCGGATGGATCGGGATGGAGGCGCGCACAACATCCGCGACCTATTTTGATGGACGCCCGGTCACGATCCTGCCCGATCCCCCTCCGAATGCCGCTGAGCTGTCTCTTGTTGTGCTGGATGAACAGAACCGCGTGGTGGATCGCCGGTCCCTGCCGCTGAATGCGCAAGAGGCGCTTTGGGCAGGGGTAAAGGATGACGGCACGCCATTTCCCCAAGGGCTCTACCGCTACGAGGTCGAGGCGTTTGACGCCGCCGGATCGCCCCTGCCAACGACCGGGGCGGCAACCTACGGGCGGATCACGGAAGTGCGCACCGAAGACGGAGGGGCAAAGGTGATCTTTGCGGGTGGCAGCGTGGCAGAGGCCGATAGCATAACAGCCCTGCGGGAGGCACTTTAG
- a CDS encoding NAD(P)/FAD-dependent oxidoreductase, which produces MRRIFDDYAYSDAPRAGCWWDATCDIADRSSLERSVDTDVAIIGAGFTGLSAALHLAQAGISVVVLDEKRIGWGASGRNGGFCCLGGAMASDDALDHRFGKNGRIAWRRTELEATRLVDRLVQANGLDVDRHSDGETCLAHRPKDMDDLREDALRIPENYGVDCDLIDKSDLPAQGMNGPFHGALNIRAGFGLNPRKYIAGLATAAENAGARIHERSAVTQLVRAGTRWKLTVGENTVTADRVIIATNGYSAEDLPDWLSARYLPSQSNVIVTRALTDDELAAQGWTTDQMAYDSRRLLHYFRLMPDRRFLFGMRGGIMTGTGAEARARARIRQDFDRMFPAWKSVEVSHGWSGMVSIARDMLPFVGALPDHPGLFAGLCYHGNGVAMGSYSGAILADLVQDKQPNLAYPLAMQQPLRRYPFGRFRRAIMPFVYAAFAFGDR; this is translated from the coding sequence ATGAGGCGGATTTTCGACGACTACGCCTATAGCGACGCGCCGCGCGCCGGATGCTGGTGGGATGCGACCTGCGACATCGCGGACCGCTCCTCGCTGGAGCGGTCGGTGGATACCGACGTGGCCATCATCGGGGCGGGCTTTACCGGCCTTTCCGCCGCGCTGCATCTGGCCCAGGCTGGCATATCCGTGGTGGTGCTTGACGAAAAGCGCATCGGCTGGGGCGCGTCCGGGCGCAACGGCGGCTTTTGTTGTCTTGGCGGCGCGATGGCCTCCGATGACGCGCTGGACCACCGGTTCGGCAAGAACGGCAGGATCGCGTGGCGCCGAACCGAACTAGAAGCGACGCGGCTGGTCGACCGGCTGGTGCAGGCGAACGGTCTGGACGTGGATCGCCACTCCGACGGAGAGACCTGTCTGGCGCATCGTCCCAAGGACATGGACGACCTGCGCGAGGACGCCTTGCGCATCCCCGAGAATTACGGCGTCGATTGCGACCTGATCGACAAAAGCGATCTGCCGGCGCAGGGGATGAACGGCCCCTTTCACGGCGCGTTGAACATTCGTGCGGGTTTCGGGCTGAACCCGCGCAAATACATCGCGGGTCTTGCCACCGCTGCCGAAAACGCAGGTGCGCGGATTCACGAACGCAGCGCGGTGACGCAGTTGGTCAGGGCCGGCACCCGCTGGAAACTGACGGTTGGCGAAAACACCGTGACCGCGGACCGCGTGATCATCGCCACGAACGGCTACTCCGCCGAGGATCTGCCCGACTGGTTGTCGGCGCGGTACCTTCCAAGCCAGTCGAACGTGATTGTCACCCGCGCCCTGACCGACGACGAACTTGCGGCGCAAGGCTGGACAACGGATCAGATGGCCTATGACAGCCGCCGGTTGCTGCATTACTTTCGCCTGATGCCGGATCGCCGGTTCCTCTTCGGCATGCGCGGCGGGATCATGACCGGCACCGGCGCCGAGGCCCGCGCCCGCGCGCGCATTCGGCAGGATTTCGACAGGATGTTTCCCGCATGGAAGTCGGTCGAGGTCTCGCACGGCTGGTCCGGCATGGTCAGCATCGCCCGCGATATGCTGCCGTTTGTCGGCGCTCTGCCGGATCATCCCGGTCTGTTCGCGGGCCTGTGCTATCATGGCAACGGCGTCGCGATGGGCAGCTACAGCGGTGCGATCCTCGCTGATCTCGTGCAGGACAAGCAGCCCAATCTTGCCTATCCCCTCGCCATGCAGCAGCCGCTGCGGCGATACCCCTTTGGCCGTTTCCGCCGTGCGATCATGCCGTTCGTCTATGCGGCTTTCGCTTTCGGCGACCGCTAA